The Rhodococcus sp. B50 DNA window GTGCCGCTGCCGTGCCGTAGATGAAGAAGTCGTACCACTCGATGGCAGTGCCGACGAAACTGCCGAGCGCGGCTTTGCGTGCGGCTCTTGTCGACGACTGCGGCGTCGAGTCAAGGACGGTCATGTTCGTGCCCTCTCCGGCGGTCGATCCGAGGCATCCGATTAACGAGCGTTCGGATGTAATGGACCAATGATGAGAGCGGTCACATCGTTTGCAAAGCGCACAAAGTCGGTGAATATTCACGGAAATTCCGCGAATGCGGACGTTCGACCATGTCAGAGGGCTTACGCAGTCCTCGCGGCATCGACGACGAAGTCGGTGAAAGTTTGGGCAACACGGCTCGGGAGGGCGTCCTTGCGCCAGGCGAGCACGACCGGAACGGGTTCCGGAGTCGGGTCGACTATGGGCAGCAGGACGAGTGCCCGGCCCTCGTAGGTGACGTCGACGGCAGGCCGCTGCACGAGCAGAGTCCACCCCAGTCCGCGGCCGACGAACGATCGCGCCGTCTCGAAGGTCTGGGTCCGGTACGCGATGGACGGGGTGAAGCCCGCCTCGGCGCACACCCGCAGGGCGTGCCCCGAACTCGGCGGAGCGTCGAGGAGCACCATCGGTTCGTCGGCGAGGTCGCGCAGGCGTACCCGCGAGGCGCCGGCGAGGGGGTGATCGGCCGAGACGAGCACCATGGGCTCACGCACGTCGAGGGTGACCGTCTCGAGTCCCGGTTCGAGATCCAGGTCGTAGAGGAAGGCCACGTCGAGTTCGTGTGAGTCGAGCAGCATCCGCAGACGAGTCTGGGTGTCCTCGCGGAAATCGACGTCGGCCCGGGGATGGGCGCGGGTGAACTCGGCGATGAGAGCGGGCAACAACGTCGGGGCGAGTGAGAGGTAGCACCCCACCGCCACAGGCCCGACGACGTCGCCCGCCTCCGAACGCGCATCGCTCTCGAGTTCGCTCGCGTGGTGCAGCAGCATCTTCGCCCGTTCGAGCACCGCGTGACCGGTCGGCGTCAGCTTGACTCCGCGCGCGCGTTGCCGGACGAGGAGCTTCACCGCGAGGGCCTTCTCCAGATCGGTGATCGCGGAGGACACCGCCGAGTGCGACATGTGCATCGCGTCGGCGGCCGCGGTGATGGTGCCCCACTCGGCAACGGCGACGAAGGCCGCGAGTTGCCTGATCGTGTAGTTGGGCACCGCGTCCGTCCTGGGCATGCTCCTACCGTAGCCCCGGGCCGGGGACGCTCAGACGAACCGGAACAGCGGTGGAATCACGACGACCGCCAGCGCCGCCCACCCGAAGTAGACGGGCAGATACCGCATCTGCCACCGCTCGACGGCTGCGAAACCGGCGCGTCCCCGCAGAAACGACACACCGAGCCGGGCCGCCCACACCAGATTCACCATGAGGACGAGGTTCAGGCCGAGCGCGGTGACCTTGTTCGCGGTGAAGCCGAACTCGGCGATGCGCGAGGCCATCGCGGTGAGCATCAGCAGATCGACAGCGAGCGCCGCGGCGATCAGCACGACCTGCAACAGATCGAAGACGTCCGGTGCGGCATGCGGGTCGCGGGCCGAGATGGAATACAGCAGGAGCCCGAGTACGAGCACGAGGATCAGGTCCATGAGGATCAGCAGGCCCCGGTCGACGTCGACGACGCTGTGGGAGGCGACCACCGCGACGAACAGCGCGACCAGCATGAGGATCGTGACGGGTGTGAACACCCGGGTGAGTACGGGTGCGATGTTCTCCACGACCTGCTGTTTCGCTTCGACGAGCCACGCCGCGACGACGATCGCTCCGGCCGGTGCGAACGGGACGATCCACTGTTCGAAGAACGGTTCGAGGTCGATCCCCAGGGCGCTGAAGGCACCGGCGGTCAGCCCCATGAGCACGCCGCCTCCCAGCGCGAGCAGCGCCAGGTACACAGCCCATTCCCCGGTGAAGCGCACGAAGTCCATGCGTCGGCGATGGGAACGCCATTGCCCTGCGACGTAGGCCGCGCCCACCACGAACCACAGGACGACCGGGGCGTGGATCGCCGCGATGACCTCGGTGGCACCACCCGGCTCGAAGGGGAACACGTTGAGCACGACCGCCGAGAGGACGAACGGAACGGCAAGAAGCGCACTGCTCTTCGGGCTCATCTCCCGTTTCCACGCGAAGTACAACGCGAGGAACGGCAGGACGAGCACGGCGGCGTTGCGCAGGAGCGCGGTCTCCGGGAGCCACTCGAGCCCGGCCCGCACGGCCAGTCCGGCGCCGAGCGCGCAGGCGAGGACGACCGCGAGTTCTCTGCGGCGACGCGGGGTTCCGGCTTCCTCTCCGCCGTGGCGGGTGAGGACGAGTTGCTTCCACAGGCGGTCGGAGTGCTCCTGGGCGAACTCGTGGGAGATCTCGTCGAGACCTCCCATCCTGCCGACCGCGACCAGGAACGCCTCGTCGGCCGTCAATCCGACCGACACGAACTCCGAGATCTGTTCGCGGAGATGGTCTTCCATTTCGTCGATGTCGGAGGGCGAGATCACCCGGCGGTCGGCGACGTAACTGCGCCAGCCGGCGATCCGGGATTCGAGGTGCGCATCGAGTGTCATCACGACCACCCCGGTGCGGCCGCGGGAGGCAATTGGGCCGACTGCCACACCTGGTGCAGCGCGTCGGCGACGACCGTCCACTGCGCCGCCCGTTCGGCGAGGACCTCACGACCCGCGTCGGTGATGGCGTAATGCTTGCGGCGGCGCCCGTTGTCGGCGACGCGCCAGGTGGCGGACACGTGCCCCGCCCGCTCGAGGCGGTGCAGGAGGGGATAGAGCATCCCGTCGGTCCATTGCATCCGGCCTTGCGACAGCTCGTTGACGCGTTTGATGATCGCGTACCCGTACGACTCGCCCTCGGCGAGGATGCCGAGCACGAGCGGGGTGGCGGAGGCGGCCACCAGATCCTTCTCGATGAACATGTCGCCCTCATACCTAGAAGTTCTATGGATAGCGGTGACCCTAGCAGAGCTAGGTATGCGAACCGTGCGTTCTCACATCTTCGGTACCGGAACTCCTATTGCTCGTCGCCGGTCTCGGCAGCGGGCGCGGACTCGTCGGAGCGATTCCACGTCTCCGTCACCCGAGCCCGGCCGCGTTCGAACACGTCGCCGAGGACTCCCCCGACCGCCTTGAGCGGACTGCTCATCGAGTCGAGAGCCTCGGCCACCACAGGGTCCTCGTCGTCGAGCCAGCCGGCCTCGTCGGCACGGCACGCCCACCGGAAGTCGTCGAAGTCCTGACGCAGACCCGCGAGCACCTTCGTGGTCCGTCCCGACGACAGACGACGGACGACCTCGATCGGAGTTCCCTCCGCGAATCGGGCCAGTGCGGCGCGGGCGCGGCGGAGCAACGCCGCATCCTGCGTGAAGTGGTCGGACAGAACCTGCCGTGCGGACGCCAGCGCGTCGCGCAACTCCTCGTCACGCGTGCGCGCCAGGTGCACGCGATGCCACAGGAACAGGCAGTCCTCGACGATCACGAGCAGCTGGAGCGTCTCCCCCAGCGCTCCTTCCGCCGCCACCTTCTGCAGCAGTTCGATGTGCTCGCCCACCGTCGCGTCGAGCCCGAGATCGTCGAGCGACGACGAGACGTGACCGCGCAGACGGATCACGGTCTCGGCGAAGACGGGGCCCACCTCGGCGATGGCCGACCAGTCCCTGTCGGACAGACCGCCGGTGTGGTCGACGATCGATGCCGCTCTGGTCAGGGTGTTGTGAGTGGCGACGATGTCGCCGGCCGGGGGTGCCCCGGCCAGGTCGAGCACACGGTCGACGGTTCCGGGTGCCGCATCCTCGCCTTCGAGCCGCACGACGGCGGCCTCCACCGACGCGATGGCTCCGCGCAACGCCTCGAGGACCGCGTCGGGAGCGGTGGGGACTGCGGCGGCAGGTTTCGACGTGTCGGCCATTCCTCAATCGTGCTACGTCCGAGGTCCGGATGCATCACGTCTCCCGATCAGTTCGCGACGCGCACCCAGGCCTGCTCGAGCAGCGCGACCACCTCCGTCTCCCGGCGGGCGCGGTAGGCCGACAGGATCCGCCGCGGACGCGACTCCCCGTCGAGGCCGAGGGCCGAGGCAAGTGCCGCCGCGATCCGCTCCTCGGGGACGGTCTCCGGTTCGGTGTGGCCGATGAGCGAGAGCGCCTTGCGCAACGGTTCGGCGTTGTCGGCGACGGTGCGCAGCGGCAGGACGTCGAACCGGCCGTCGGTACGGATCTCGAGCAGCAGCTCGTTGTCCTCCTCCACGCCGACGTCCTCGAGGAACCGGCGGATCGAGGACAGGAGCGGCGCCGGTCCCGTCCAGCGCAGGGTCTGCCCTCCCAGGCGGGACGGCAGCACCACATGCCCACCCGGCGCACAGCCGGCGATCGTCGCGACGGCGGACGGAACCGTGAACTCGGCTCCCCGCAGGTGGTCGCGCGTCGCGGGGATCCGCAGCCGCCAGGCGTCGCCCAGCCGGTACAGGCGACGCGTGCGCTCGGGCACGGCGATCGGGACGTGCGAACGGTGACGACGCCGGACGCGACCGTCGACGACCTCGAAATCTCCTCCGCCTGTAAATGTTCGGGCGGAGTCCTCGGAGATACCGAACCGGTCGACGAGCGCGGCGACCACCATGTCGCGATCAGCGCTTCCCCCGCGGGCGTCCACCAGTCGCGCGATGCGGTTGCGGATGGCGATGACCACGTCGACGTCCCACTCGGCCAGCGCCCAGCGTTCGCCGTCGGACGCGAAGCGCTCGTCGTCGGCGAGTTCGGAGACGAGCGTGTGGACGTCGGCGTTGACACCCATACGCGCGACGAGCGTGTCGGCGGTCAGCGGATCGCCGAGCACCTCGAGGACCTGGGCGGCACGACCCGCGAGTCCGGCGGGCGGAGACAGCAGTCGGCCTTCGAAGGTCGTCGTGCCGCAGTACTGCGTCCACGCCTCGAACTCACCGTCGGGAAGTGACCACACCGCCTTCACCGCGGCCGGCTCGACCACACCGTTCGGCGATTCGAACTCCGAGAGCAGTCCCCGTGTCTGCTTCTCGGCGTCCGGCAGATCCGGCACGGCGATCCACCCGTCCGCGACCTCGAAACGATCGTCGAGCCGGTGCAGCACTCGCCACAGGGGCACGTCGAAACCCGGCACGGTCCGGTTCAGCACCGGGTGGGCCCGCACCATGCGGTCGAACGACGCCACCGGTCGCACGTCGACGCGCAACGCCGCCAGCAGGTCGCCCACCGCCGTGCCGAACGGGAAGGTGGACGGCCCCGCCGGATCGTCGACGTCGTCGTGGACGCGGCGCCGCAACGCGGCACGCTCCGCGTCGGGCAGTCCCTGCAGGTACTCGGTGAGCTCGGCGATCGGATCGGACGGCGCCGTCACCGGAAGGTCTCGGGCGGTGAGCGCCCGCAGACGGGCCGCGGCGTCCTGGATCTCCTCCGGCGCTCCGTCGTCGATCACGGCCTGCAGGAGGGGTGAGTCGTCCCGACCGCACACCCGGCGCCACCGTGCCAGCGCGGCCAGGTCGTCGAGGAGCAACACCGCAGCGGGCACCCGCGCGGCACGCGGATCGGTCTCGAGGGTGGACGGCTCGCCGAGCACCGTCGCGACGAGCGCGGCACAGACGATCTCCTCCACTGCCTCGCGGTCGGCGCCGCGGACCCCGAGCAGATCGGCCGGACTGCGGCTGAACAACTCGGCCGTGGTGGGTGCGTGCGGAAGGCGCGCCACGAGCGTCGCGGCGGCCGGACCGAGATCGAGTGCGGCCACGGGAACTTCGTCCTCACGCAGCAGAGCGTCCGCGAACCGCAGCTCAGGATGGTCGGTGACGTAGATGTGGGCGAGTTCGGCGCACAGTTCGGGGATCTCGGTGTGCTCGGAGGTCGTGGCGGGCGACTCGTTCTCCCACCATCGGGAGGACGACACGAGCGCGCCGAGCGCAGCGGTGCGGGCCGAACCGTAGCGGTCGAGCCACGGCATCAGATCCACCCAGCGACGGCTGTCGAGTTCGCCCACCGACATCGCACGAGACCACAGCGACACTGACCGTTGCTCCTCTTCCACGCCCGGCGGAGGCCGCGGGCCCCCTCTCCGGCGTCGACGCCGCACTCGTGCAGCGCGTCTGCGCGAGGCGCCCTCGACCCGGGCGCCGTTCCTCACCCTACATTCCGACAGTCCCGTTTCCCGTCAGGCGACGCCAGTGTCGGAGACCTCGCGCGAGGGGATGCCGGAGGCTGTCAGGTGACGGCGATATCGGAGTCCGAGTCGTCGCGCGCCTCCGGGCGGAGGCGCAGCAGGACGAGTCCCGTCACCGAGGCCACGATGAGAGAGGCCACGAGTCCGTTGACGTGGAGCGCCCGGACGGCGACCACCGCCCCGGCCAGTCCCCCCACCAGAGCGATCCAGAGCAACACTTTTCCCAGGACCGAAGCCATGTCCCCGCACCTTCCGGCAAGTCACGATCAGAACGGTGAGGATAGTGTCATCTGTCACAGACCTTGCGAAAGTCCTCCGGTGTGTCGACGAAGCGTGCCCGCGCGGTGACCGGGGCATACTGGCGGTTCGACACGGTGGGGTCGGGCAGGAACACGACGGGGAGGCGGAGCAGTGGCGGGACCGACGAGTGACCGAGCACGCACGGACGTGATCCTGCGCGACGTGACCCTGCGCGACGGCCTCCAGCTGACCGGCAAGCTGCTGCCCACCGAACGCAAGGTGGAGATCGTGCGGGCGTTGCTCGCGGCGGGAGTCCCCGAACTCGAGATCGGCTCCCTGGCCCGCGCCGACCTCGTGCCGCCGATGGCGAACACCCTCGATCTCGTCGCGGCACTGACCGAGGAGGAACTCGACCGCTGCTGGATCTGGGTCGCCACGCCGCGTCACGTCGAGAAGGCGATCGCGGCGGGGGCCCGCCGGTTCCAGTACTGCTTCTCGGTATCCGACGCCCACAACCGCGCCAACATCGGCCGCGACACCGAGGACAGCATCGCCGCGATGCCGGCGGCGATCGAGCGGGCCCACGCCGCCGGCGGCAGCATCCAGTTGTGCCTGGCCACCTCGTTCACGTGCCCGTTCGACGGGCCGGTCGACCCCGACCGGGTCGTCGAGATCGCGTGCGACCCACGCACCGACGGAGCCGCCGACATCGTCGTCGCCGACACCCTGGGGCAGGCCGTGCCCGGGCAGGTGTCGTCGCTGGTCGCGCGACTGGCCGCCGAATCCCCCGACCGACGGATCGTCTACCACGGACACGACACCTGGGGCCTGGGTGTCGCCGACAGCCTCGCCGCGATCGACGCCGGCGCGACCGTCGTCGACGGTGCGCTCGCCGGCCTCGGGGGGTGTCCGTTCGCGCCGGGTGCGAGCGGCAACACCGCGAGCGAGGACCTGCTGTTCGCGACGCGTCCGTCGTGGCTGGACCCGGAGGTCTTCGGCGCCCTGGTCCGCCTCGGTGAGGACATCGTCGCCGAACTGGACGAACCGAACCGGTCGCGTGCCCGGCAGGGCGCCCGCTCGGAGGCCGAGGCATTCGACTGGGTGCTGCGGTGACGCGCATCCTGATCGCCCCCGACAGTTTCAAGGGCACCTACACCGCCGTCGAGGTCGCCGATGCGATCGCGGCCGGAGTGGAGAGTGCCGGGCACACTGCGATCCGGATGCCTGTCGCGGACGGCGGCGAGGGCACACTCGACGCGCTCGCCGAACCACTCGGTCTCACCCGGACGGACGTCGAGGCCGTGAACCCGTGGCACGCACCGTGCCGCGGGCTGCTGGGAATGTCGCCGGACGGGACGGCGGTCGTCGAACTCGCCACGGCGAGCGGCATCACCACCCCGCACGACGGTCCGCGTGACGCCGTCACCGCCGACACCTACGGCACCGGCATGGTCATGGCGGACGCCGTCCGACGCGGGGCGCGGCACATCGTCGTCGCTGCCGGTGGATCGGCGACGACCGACGGTGGTGCGGGCGCGATCGCCGCGATCGACGAGCGGGGTGGGCTCGGCGACGCACGCGTGACCGTGCTCTCCGACGTCACGACCCGCTACACCGACGCTGCACGGATCTTCGGGCCGCAGAAGGGTGCCGATCCGGCCGCCGTCGCACTGCTCACGCGCCGCCTCGAGGAGACAGCGCTGACGCTCCCGCGCGATCCGCGGGAGGTGGACGGCACGGGTGCGGCCGGTGGCTTCTCCGGCGGCATGTGGTCGCGGTTCGGTGCCGAACTGCGCTCGGGCGCCGACTTCGTGCTCGACGCAGTGGGTTTCGACGACGCAGTGCGCACCGCCGATCTCGTGGTCGTCGGCGAAGGACGGCTCGACGGCCAGTCGCGGGCGGGCAAGATCGTCTCGGCGATCCTCGCACGCTGCGGCAAGGTGCCGGTAGTCGCGGTGGTCGGTTCCGTCGGCGACGATCTCGGCGACTATCGTGCCCGGTTCGAGGAGGTCGTCGTGGCGTCCGATGCCGCGGCGCTCACACGCGCGGGTCGCGCACTGCGCCCCTGAGCGGCACAGACGAGCGACCTGCGAACGATCACGGCGCAGTGGGTCGTGCGCTGCCGCACGGGTTTTCGGTGGCCGTCGTCTCCGGCGACGGCGTCGGGTCGACGTCCGGATCGGAGGCGCGGGCCGGCCATGAAGCCGGTCGTGCCACGGAACACGGGTCGGCGACGGGTGTGCGATCGGGCGACGGCACCGGCGACGGTGGTGGTGCGACCGCGGTCTGCAGTCCGGGGGCGGAGCGCTCCGCTTGCACACCGCTGCTCACCGCGACCGCCAGTCCCCCACCCAGCAGGGCGACGAGCGCGACGAGTGTGGCCAGCAGGACGGTGCCGCGACGACGATTCGTGGACGTGGCAACGACCGTCGGGGCACGCCGGGCCGCCGCGACCAGCGCCGCGCCGGTCGCGCGATGCCAGGGCACCCCGTGGGGCGTCACGAAGGGAACACCGAGAACGGTGGCGAGTTCCCGGGCCGGACGGGCGTCGCCAGGACGCAGATCGAGGAATACCACGGCGTGGGGCGAGGTTCCGGCGCGGGCGACCGCTTCGTCCATGGCCTCGGGCAGGGACTGCGTGTAGGGACCGAACTCGTCGCCGTCGGGGCTGACCGTGGACAGCACCGTGCCCGAGGGGACGTCGACCATCGACGCCGACTCGACGCCGTAGGTACGGGTGTGCAGGGCCAGGACGGGCAGCTCCGCCAACTCGGGCGCACCGGCGAGGAACGCCAACCGCGCATCGTCGAGCAGAACCGTGTCGACGTCGACGTCGAGCACGGCCCGGACGGCCTCGGTGACCGGTTCGGCATCCTCGTCGTTCTCGGGACCCATCACCACCGCGGCGGCGGACAGGGTCAGCGACGCCGCGGACGCGCGTTCCGCCATCGCGGAGGCCGCAGCGGCGGCGGCCTCGGCCGGTGTGTCCCCGGGTGCACCGAAACCTCGCTGGGAGTCGAACGGACCGAGACTCGGCACGTCGGCGTCGACGAGGACCGCACACACTTCACCGTCGTCGACGGAGATGCCGAGCATCGGGCGCATCTGTTCGTCCCTCCACGGCTGCCAGCACGAATCACGACGAGCCGAGCGGCCGTCGCTCGGACGAGCCTAACCGACACCGGGGCCTACTTCCGGTAACAACCGACGGTGAGTCCGACGCTCGCGGCGACGTAACTTCCGAAGGTGATGTAGGAGCCGTCGGCCGCGAACATCCGGACGGCGAAGCCGGTGTCCGGGGGAAGTATGTGCCGGCCGTGGAAGCCGGCCCGCGCCGCCGTGTGCTCGAAGACCCTGGCGGCACGGTCGAGTTCGTCCACCGGCACCGGTCGCCCCGATCCGTGGATCGGAAGGTGCACCGTGACACCCGAGGCGCCGTCGGGCAGCGTGCATCCGGCGGTGGTACTCGCGTACTTCGGTTCGAATCGGACCCCGGGGAACTCGGCGGACAGCGCCGTGAGGACGTCGCGCTGCACAGCGGTGTAGAACTCGACCGCGCCCGCGCTGGTCGCGGCTACCGGCTCGGGCATCGCGACCGGCGTCACCGTGGTGGTGCACGCGGTCACGAGCGGTGCCAGCAGGGCGACGCACAGCCCGGCGCGGATTCTCGGCATGGCGGTCACGGTGTACTCCGTTCTGCGGTGCCCGCGACGACACCGGCGATGTGGTGGGAACTCGACGTTCCAGGGGCGAGATACGAGCTGTGGCCGGTGATGCCCGCGAGCGGGGCACCGGCCGAGGTGATGCCGGGGCCCGCGGGAAGATGGGTGAGACCGTCGAGGAAGCTCGGGTCGCCACCGAAGGTGCCCACGTCGGCGACGATGTCGCAGTCGGCTTCGACGAGATAGGCCGATCCGGGTGGGATACGCAGGTCGCCCACGTCGCCGGTCCCGATTCCCGGAGCGCCGGCGAACACCGCCGCATCGGCCACACCGGTGTCCTTCAGCGCCAGGCCGGAGACGACCGCTCCGTACGAGTGCCCGACCGTCGTGATGCGCGGGTCGTCGTTGCGCGACGCCGTGATGCCGTCGAGGAAGCCGGCGAGCCGAGGAGCGGCGATCCGGGCGGCGAGGTCGGAGGCGGGACTGCGTTCGGTGAATGCGAGACCCCAGCCCCATTGGGGAGCTTGGTAATTCAACCAGGTGACGGCCGCGACCGCGGGTTCGCTGCCGGAGTCGTCGGTGAGGCGGAGCCGAGCGGAGTCGCGCAGGGCCGCGACCTGGGCGTCGTAACCCTCCAGATTGCCCTGCACGGTCGAACCCGCGCCGGGGACGAAGACGGCCACGTGCTCGGCGGTGTCGACGTCCCCGACGGCGACGGCCGCCATCGCCTCACGTCCGGACAGGTCGAGGGCGAGGAGTTGCCGGTCGCCGTGGGCGAGGGTCGCGTCGATCGCGTCGAGGGCCTCGAGCTTCCGCAGCGTCTGCTCCAACCCCGCGTCTGCGTCGGTGAACAATCCCGTGACGCCGAGGCTCGCGACCGCAGTGCCGCCGAGGAACATCGCGTCGAGTTCGGCCTGCAACCGCGCCGCGACCGATTCGAGTCGGCGGCGTTCGCCGTCGAGCAGAGCGCGATTGGCGAGATCGCGAGCCGCAGCCGGGATTCCGTCGAGCGCACCGATCCGCTCGGGATGCTCGGCGACCAGCGCGGTGCGTGCCGCCCCGTCGAGCCCGTTCCACCATCGCGCGACCTCGAGGGGGTCGGCGCCCGGATCCGGCAGGGCCGGCACCGGTCCGGATCGTGGGAACGCGGTATGGATGCCTTCACCGCCTCCGGGAGCGGTGTCCGCCGAGTCGGATCCGTCGCGCAACCGAGCGGCGGCCTCCCGGTCCAGAGCATCGGCGCGGACGAGCAGGGCGCGCACCGGCGCCGCGAGCAGTTCGTCGTCGTCGAGGACGCGACCCCGCGCCGCGGCCCGGGACCGCAGTTCGCCCAGTTCCGCGTGCAGTGCCCGCAGTCGCGGTACGACGAACCGCGCGCACCCGGCCGCCTGTCGATACGACTCGGCCTGCGCCGCGAGCTCCCTGCTGCGCGAGGACGATACGGACCACGCCCTGTCGTGCGCCGCACCCCGCCAGGTGCCTCCGAAGGACGCCCACCGCAGGACGTCGCCGGACACGGCGTCGACCGCGTCGGCGCACAGCGCGAGTTCGGCCGCCAATCGGTCGAGCGCATCCGGGTCCCAGCCCGCCAGATCGTCCACCCGCACACCACCACCCCCTGCCGAGGAACCGTAGGGGGCGCCGACGACGACCGGCCCGCGGAATGCTCCGCGGGCCGGTCACTGTGGACAACTCCACTGCTTGTGGACAACTCGTGTCCGCAAGGCACTTCTCGTGTCTACATGTCGCTGCTGTCTACATATCGCTGATCGCGTCGAGTGGCGGGGTCTTCGCCGCCCGCTGCCCGGGCCACAGCGCCGCGAGCACACCGATGATGCCGGACGCGACGAGCATGCCCACGACCTGCGACCACGGCACCGAGATGATGTCGAGCCCCTGATCGGCGAGCGTGCGCACGAAGGCCCAGCCGAACGCGAGACCGAGCACGACACCCACGACCGCACCGAACACCGCGATGAGCAGCGACTCGAGATAGATCGTGCGGCGCACCTGGGCGCGTTGCATGCCGACTGCGCGGAGCATGCCGATCTCCCGCCGTCGCTCCACCACCGACAGCGCCAAGGTGTTGACGATGCCGAGGATCGCGATCACCACGGCGAGGGCGAGCAGGCCGTAGAGGATCGCGAGAAGCGTGTCGATCTGCTGTGCCTGCTGCCCCTTGAACTGTTCGCGGTCGAGGACCTGCACGATCACGTAGTCCTTGACGGAGTCCTCGATCGCCGTGCGCACCTGCTCCGACTCGTCGACGGTGTTCATGAGAACCACGAGCGCCGAGCGGTTGGTCGGCGGCGTGAACTGCTCGAACAGTTGCTGCGAGATCACCCACGGACCGATGAGCTGGTTGTCGGTGAAAATGCCGGCGACGGTGGTGTCGACGGTGTCGCCGTCACGGCTGGTGAGCGGGACGACGGACCCCACCTGCCAGCCACGATCGCTCGCCGCGGTCCGGGACACCAGGATCTCGTTGCCGGTCACGTCGACGGTGCCCGCGGTGATCTGCAGGTCGAGGACGTCTTCGAGCGGCCCACCTGCGGCGGCGCCGAACTCGAAATCCTGGTCGATCTTCGCCTGGACTCCGTAGACGGGCACGACCTCCTCGACGCCGTCGACGGTGCGTACGGCATCCGCGGCGGGCGTCGGAACGCCGAACATCTGAGGTCCGGTGAGCATGAAGTCCGCCTCGACGCCGTTGTCGACGAGCGAGTCGACACTCGCCTTCGCCGACGAACCGAACACGCCGATGACGGAAACGAGCATCAGGCCCAGGGTGAGGGCGAAGGCCGTCGCGGCGGTGCGCCGGGGGTTGCGGGTCGCATTGGTGCGCGCGAGCCGGCCGATCGATCCGAAGGGTCGGGCGAAGACGGCACCGAGCGCGTTCACGACGGGCCGGGACAGCGCCGGCGCCGCGAACAGGACCGACAGGATCAGCAGGAAGGCGCCGATGCCGACGGTCGCGGCCGCGCCACCGCCGACCTGCTGGGCGCCCACCACGACCAGAGCCGCACCAACGATTGCGCAGAGCACACCGATGATCGTGCGGAGTCGCAGCGATTCGACCGTCGCCGTGGATTCCTCCCGCATCGCGGCCACGGGCGGA harbors:
- a CDS encoding LysR family transcriptional regulator, translating into MPRTDAVPNYTIRQLAAFVAVAEWGTITAAADAMHMSHSAVSSAITDLEKALAVKLLVRQRARGVKLTPTGHAVLERAKMLLHHASELESDARSEAGDVVGPVAVGCYLSLAPTLLPALIAEFTRAHPRADVDFREDTQTRLRMLLDSHELDVAFLYDLDLEPGLETVTLDVREPMVLVSADHPLAGASRVRLRDLADEPMVLLDAPPSSGHALRVCAEAGFTPSIAYRTQTFETARSFVGRGLGWTLLVQRPAVDVTYEGRALVLLPIVDPTPEPVPVVLAWRKDALPSRVAQTFTDFVVDAARTA
- a CDS encoding permease prefix domain 1-containing protein, producing the protein MTLDAHLESRIAGWRSYVADRRVISPSDIDEMEDHLREQISEFVSVGLTADEAFLVAVGRMGGLDEISHEFAQEHSDRLWKQLVLTRHGGEEAGTPRRRRELAVVLACALGAGLAVRAGLEWLPETALLRNAAVLVLPFLALYFAWKREMSPKSSALLAVPFVLSAVVLNVFPFEPGGATEVIAAIHAPVVLWFVVGAAYVAGQWRSHRRRMDFVRFTGEWAVYLALLALGGGVLMGLTAGAFSALGIDLEPFFEQWIVPFAPAGAIVVAAWLVEAKQQVVENIAPVLTRVFTPVTILMLVALFVAVVASHSVVDVDRGLLILMDLILVLVLGLLLYSISARDPHAAPDVFDLLQVVLIAAALAVDLLMLTAMASRIAEFGFTANKVTALGLNLVLMVNLVWAARLGVSFLRGRAGFAAVERWQMRYLPVYFGWAALAVVVIPPLFRFV
- a CDS encoding PadR family transcriptional regulator; this translates as MFIEKDLVAASATPLVLGILAEGESYGYAIIKRVNELSQGRMQWTDGMLYPLLHRLERAGHVSATWRVADNGRRRKHYAITDAGREVLAERAAQWTVVADALHQVWQSAQLPPAAAPGWS
- a CDS encoding hydroxymethylglutaryl-CoA lyase, producing the protein MILRDVTLRDGLQLTGKLLPTERKVEIVRALLAAGVPELEIGSLARADLVPPMANTLDLVAALTEEELDRCWIWVATPRHVEKAIAAGARRFQYCFSVSDAHNRANIGRDTEDSIAAMPAAIERAHAAGGSIQLCLATSFTCPFDGPVDPDRVVEIACDPRTDGAADIVVADTLGQAVPGQVSSLVARLAAESPDRRIVYHGHDTWGLGVADSLAAIDAGATVVDGALAGLGGCPFAPGASGNTASEDLLFATRPSWLDPEVFGALVRLGEDIVAELDEPNRSRARQGARSEAEAFDWVLR
- a CDS encoding glycerate kinase, with product MTRILIAPDSFKGTYTAVEVADAIAAGVESAGHTAIRMPVADGGEGTLDALAEPLGLTRTDVEAVNPWHAPCRGLLGMSPDGTAVVELATASGITTPHDGPRDAVTADTYGTGMVMADAVRRGARHIVVAAGGSATTDGGAGAIAAIDERGGLGDARVTVLSDVTTRYTDAARIFGPQKGADPAAVALLTRRLEETALTLPRDPREVDGTGAAGGFSGGMWSRFGAELRSGADFVLDAVGFDDAVRTADLVVVGEGRLDGQSRAGKIVSAILARCGKVPVVAVVGSVGDDLGDYRARFEEVVVASDAAALTRAGRALRP
- a CDS encoding LppA family lipoprotein, giving the protein MPRIRAGLCVALLAPLVTACTTTVTPVAMPEPVAATSAGAVEFYTAVQRDVLTALSAEFPGVRFEPKYASTTAGCTLPDGASGVTVHLPIHGSGRPVPVDELDRAARVFEHTAARAGFHGRHILPPDTGFAVRMFAADGSYITFGSYVAASVGLTVGCYRK
- a CDS encoding alpha/beta hydrolase; the encoded protein is MDDLAGWDPDALDRLAAELALCADAVDAVSGDVLRWASFGGTWRGAAHDRAWSVSSSRSRELAAQAESYRQAAGCARFVVPRLRALHAELGELRSRAAARGRVLDDDELLAAPVRALLVRADALDREAAARLRDGSDSADTAPGGGEGIHTAFPRSGPVPALPDPGADPLEVARWWNGLDGAARTALVAEHPERIGALDGIPAAARDLANRALLDGERRRLESVAARLQAELDAMFLGGTAVASLGVTGLFTDADAGLEQTLRKLEALDAIDATLAHGDRQLLALDLSGREAMAAVAVGDVDTAEHVAVFVPGAGSTVQGNLEGYDAQVAALRDSARLRLTDDSGSEPAVAAVTWLNYQAPQWGWGLAFTERSPASDLAARIAAPRLAGFLDGITASRNDDPRITTVGHSYGAVVSGLALKDTGVADAAVFAGAPGIGTGDVGDLRIPPGSAYLVEADCDIVADVGTFGGDPSFLDGLTHLPAGPGITSAGAPLAGITGHSSYLAPGTSSSHHIAGVVAGTAERSTP